One segment of Polypterus senegalus isolate Bchr_013 chromosome 8, ASM1683550v1, whole genome shotgun sequence DNA contains the following:
- the bbs10 gene encoding Bardet-Biedl syndrome 10 protein, which produces MNGSHPVDISILVQVAETLESIVSRCFGPHGGLVLFTKATGELLITRDGQKILSSLLLEQPIARVIVDSAVAHCHVTGDGAKSFILLLAALLRELHVLVMRETTRSTGPHGLHGLQLKVLSDHLLAFQTQVLDHIVRCHLRQCASSLFLSDRDWKVTHSNAKLLLEPYFYGKVGENHCPSLSTLACDYYLKCTGGDHSSGAVGFICDHFEELHTKVVGIPSSSSRILEGLVLHRDFTEYWPTEEELKILVVTEPLQPPLVDASAMLYLQSDQQLQSSCAWIHQRVQEILSRFSVSGVRLILSSVKQTDLVLYHAKLNRISVVECMDPEELSLFCSISGASPVSPWDILHGQPTHLAQAQFCKSILLGAHRYAHVGITSKSLCPQYCIVLCGPVSGLTIQCASALHGAFKMLRQTLQPLESRYGPHETSKNSELQNGIDTAAAGANVCPAEGEVYDGTDRVEQPRQCLAGNLHHSEPLHFHSCHVKEECCGDKLSEPHCTCNKGDATSIMKRTIELNAKSTGDNSLVINAQIDRIPCPTHEEECPCTLIPPGSVFPVGGSFELLLHYHLLKYASHCLEPGTKAVCKLVANALLSIPRNIYTAGKSTRHFLHVYTKAMRDIQSEGCVRDGPEMLESVSCKYQLLISTLECIRSLICIDCFIVGTRRVSPPASP; this is translated from the exons ATGAATGGGAGTCATCCAGTTGACATCAGTATATTGGTGCAAGTTGCTGAAACCTTGGAGTCCATTGTCAGtcggtgttttggacctcatgGAGGACTGGTACTTTTCACTAAAGCAACTGGAGAATTGCTCATAACTCGAGATGGCCAGAAAATATTGAGCTCCCTGCTTCTGGAACAACCCATTGCCAG AGTAATTGTTGATTCTGCAGTTGCCCATTGTCATGTGACAGGAGATGGGGCcaaatcttttattttgctgCTGGCCGCCCTGCTCAGAGAACTTCACGTCTTGGTAATGAGGGAAACGACAAGATCGACTGGTCCTCATGGATTGCACGGCCTCCAACTGAAGGTTTTGTCTGACCATTTGCTTGCATTTCAAACACAGGTTTTAGACCACATTGTAAGGTGTCACCTTAGACAGTGTGCCAGCTCGCTTTTTCTTTCAGACAGGGATTGGAAAGTGACTCACAGCAATGCCAAGTTGCTCCTGGAGCCATATTTTTATGGGAAAGTTGGGGAAAACCACTGCCCGTCTCTGTCAACATTGGCTTGTGATTACTATTTAAAGTGCACTGGTGGTGATCATAGTAGTGGAGCAGTAGGATTCATATGTGACCATTTCGAGGAGCTTCATACAAAGGTAGTTGGAATTCCCTCAAGCAGCTCCAGAATCCTTGAAGGGTTGGTTCTCCACCGAGACTTTACAGAATACTGGCCAACAGAGGAGGAGTTAAAGATCTTAGTGGTCACTGAACCTTTGCAGCCACCTCTGGTTGATGCCAGTGCAATGTTATACCTTCAGTCTGACCAGCAGTTGCAGTCGTCCTGTGCTTGGATACATCAGCGAGTTCAGGAAATCTTATCACGTTTTAGTGTGAGTGGAGTGAGATTGATTTTATCCAGTGTCAAGCAAACCGATTTAGTTCTTTATCATGCAAAGCTTAATAGGATATCTGTGGTAGAGTGCATGGACCCAGAGGAGCTGTCTCTCTTTTGCTCCATCAGTGGAGCTTCTCCTGTATCTCCCTGGGATATTCTTCATGGCCAGCCTACACATCTGGCACAAGCACAGTTTTGCAAATCGATTTTGCTGGGAGCACACAGGTATGCCCATGTTGGCATAACAAGTAAGTCTCTGTGTCCACAGTACTGCATTGTTCTGTGTGGGCCAGTGTCTGGTTTGACTATACAGTGTGCTTCGGCCCTTCATGGGGCTTTCAAAATGCTGCGTCAGACCCTTCAGCCACTTGAGTCAAGATATGGACCTCATGAGACCTCCAAGAATAGTGAATTGCAAAATGGTATTGACACTGCAGCAGCTGGTGCTAATGTTTGCCCTGCTGAAGGTGAAGTGTATGATGGCACAGATCGAGTAGAGCAGCCCAGACAATGTCTTGCCGGAAATCTGCATCATTCCGAACCCTTACATTTTCACAGCTGCCATGTTAAGGAAGAATGCTGTGGAGATAAGCTGTCAGAGCCTCATTGCACTTGTAACAAAGGAGATGCAACCTCAATAATGAAGAGAACAATTGAGCTAAATGCCAAGAGCACTGGTGACAATAGCTTGGTGATCAATGCGCAAATAGATCGGATCCCGTGCCCAACACATGAGGAGGAATGTCCGTGTACTCTGATACCACCTGGCAGTGTTTTCCCTGTAGGTGGCAGCTTTGAGCTTCTCCTGCATTACCATCTTCTGAAGTATGCCAGCCACTGTCTGGAGCCAGGGACAAAAGCTGTGTGTAAGCTTGTGGCAAACGCGCTGCTCAGCATCCCAAGAAATATTTACACTGCTGGAAAATCAACTCGGCATTTTCTGCACGTATACACAAAGGCCATGAGGGATATCCAGAGTGAGGGGTGTGTAAGAGACGGTCCAGAGATGCTGGAGTCTGTTTCCTGCAAGTATCAGCTCCTCATCTCAACACTTGAATGTATCAGAAGCCTAATTTGCATTGACTGCTTCATTGTTGGAACAAGAAGAGTCAGTCCGCCTGCTAGCCCGTAA